In Trichocoleus desertorum NBK24, the following are encoded in one genomic region:
- the dusB gene encoding tRNA dihydrouridine synthase DusB: protein MVSLSPSLKSRLSSPLKIGSFEVNSRVLQAPLSGVTDLVFRRLVRRYSPDSMMYTEMVQASGLCHVKHLPKIMEIDPNERPISIQLFDCRPDFLAEAARMAVAEGADTIDINMGCPVNKITKNGGGSSLLRDPQTAEAIVRTVVQAVNVPVTVKTRIGWTDEEINILEFAQRMQEAGAQMLTVHARTRAQGYNGSAKWEWIGRVKEKLTIPVIANGDIFSVESAVACLEQTGADGVMCSRATMGYPFLVGEIDYFLRTGIIKALPTQIERLLCAREHLQALWEYKGDRGIRQARKHMTWYVKGFSGAAELRGQLCLIETVQQGLDLLDGAIATLAQLEPALVEINGDPFPLIPVVA from the coding sequence ATGGTTTCTCTGTCTCCTAGCCTGAAGTCTCGTCTGTCTAGCCCACTGAAAATTGGTTCCTTTGAAGTTAACAGTCGGGTGCTTCAGGCTCCGCTGTCGGGGGTGACGGATCTGGTGTTTCGGCGGTTGGTGCGGCGCTATTCTCCTGACTCGATGATGTATACCGAGATGGTGCAGGCGAGTGGGCTTTGCCATGTGAAGCACCTGCCCAAAATTATGGAGATTGACCCCAACGAGCGCCCCATTAGTATTCAACTGTTCGACTGTCGCCCGGATTTTTTAGCAGAAGCAGCCCGGATGGCAGTAGCGGAAGGAGCCGACACGATCGACATCAATATGGGCTGTCCGGTGAATAAAATCACTAAGAATGGGGGTGGTTCTTCGCTGTTGCGCGATCCTCAAACGGCAGAGGCGATCGTGCGGACGGTGGTACAAGCGGTGAATGTGCCTGTAACGGTGAAAACTCGCATCGGCTGGACCGACGAGGAGATTAACATTCTGGAGTTTGCCCAACGGATGCAAGAGGCTGGGGCACAGATGTTGACAGTACATGCCCGGACTCGCGCCCAAGGCTACAACGGTTCTGCTAAGTGGGAGTGGATTGGTCGGGTGAAGGAAAAACTCACGATTCCGGTGATTGCCAACGGAGATATTTTTTCCGTGGAGTCAGCCGTGGCATGTCTGGAGCAAACTGGGGCAGATGGGGTGATGTGTTCACGTGCCACGATGGGTTATCCCTTTTTGGTGGGGGAGATTGATTACTTCCTTAGAACTGGCATCATAAAAGCGCTGCCCACTCAAATAGAACGACTATTATGTGCGCGGGAGCATTTACAGGCACTTTGGGAGTACAAGGGCGATCGCGGCATTCGGCAAGCGCGTAAGCACATGACTTGGTATGTCAAAGGCTTTTCTGGGGCGGCTGAGCTGCGTGGTCAGTTGTGCTTAATTGAGACAGTACAACAGGGTTTGGATTTGTTGGATGGGGCGATCGCAACTCTGGCTCAATTGGAGCCTGCTCTGGTGGAAATAAATGGAGATCCCTTTCCCTTGATTCCTGTAGTTGCGTAG
- a CDS encoding GAF domain-containing protein: MNQPDSSRDEQIERSLLSQGTLLNRMTNRIRQSLELPEILSATVAEMRSFLGTDRVKIYRFQADDSGEVIAESIYQQRLPSLLGLNFPADDIPLEAREMFVKARQRSIVDVTTQQISFTRLTSPETAEDLAVVEMLQRPVDPCHVEYLTAMGVKSSLVVPILHQKQLWGLLVSHHSEPKVISETDLQIVQMVADQVSIAIAQSNLLSQAREQARREAIINQISTLLHAPLNIQEILQIVLKRVVQSVGGSGGRLFLLTTEPATSGSLYTYGKQPVLAEDDQPDLPEESSFWQQLIASPSLTLQSPSLDINSLLPLIQEEAALKSSMTLMPEVNGEVRPIVYQAIPSIRAINDLYQEPDLAALQPAFATNQIRSVLIMPLRYGRQSLGCLSIFRDEVDTEKLWAGHWDSDERQQRPRQSFKIWRELKSGQAQAWLPSEIELIQSLGTHLSMAVMQNRLYQCEREQRLLVEMRNQELHAARAVAEEASRLKSDFLSSTSHELRTPLASTLNYLKLLKEGFYDNEEELKEYIQVAYQSAENLVAIINDVLDIAKIEAGRMNINLEMVHLPTLLQEEQNLFNLDSRRKGIALIVDCEVDNVEADKVKLRQILTNLVSNALKFTSQGEIRIQAIRKVDNSDPNFHPQVVEISVADTGIGIDISKRDLLFEPFVQADGSIKRRYGGTGLGLTICRRLVELMGGRIWIESSGKDQGTKVSFTLPDLNV, encoded by the coding sequence ATGAACCAGCCAGACAGCAGTAGAGACGAGCAAATAGAGCGATCGCTGCTTTCTCAAGGAACTTTATTGAACCGGATGACGAACCGCATTCGTCAGTCCTTAGAACTTCCCGAAATCCTGTCTGCAACTGTGGCAGAAATGCGATCGTTTTTGGGCACTGACCGGGTCAAGATTTATCGGTTTCAGGCGGATGATAGCGGTGAGGTGATCGCGGAGTCGATTTATCAGCAGCGCTTGCCGTCTCTGCTAGGACTAAACTTTCCAGCAGACGACATTCCTCTGGAAGCGCGAGAGATGTTTGTCAAAGCTCGGCAGCGATCGATCGTGGATGTCACGACGCAGCAAATCAGCTTTACTCGCCTCACTTCTCCAGAAACAGCTGAAGATCTAGCAGTCGTAGAGATGTTGCAGCGTCCTGTAGACCCTTGCCACGTGGAGTACTTGACGGCAATGGGGGTAAAGTCCTCGCTAGTTGTGCCCATCTTGCACCAAAAACAGCTTTGGGGACTGCTGGTGTCTCACCACTCCGAGCCTAAGGTCATTTCTGAAACGGATTTGCAGATAGTGCAGATGGTGGCAGATCAAGTTTCGATCGCGATCGCTCAATCCAATCTGCTAAGCCAAGCGAGGGAACAAGCGCGTCGAGAAGCCATCATTAACCAAATTTCGACGCTGCTCCACGCCCCACTCAACATTCAAGAAATTCTGCAAATTGTCCTTAAGCGGGTAGTTCAGTCTGTCGGGGGTTCTGGGGGCCGATTGTTTCTGCTGACGACCGAACCCGCCACCTCTGGTAGCCTCTACACCTATGGTAAGCAGCCCGTCCTCGCTGAGGATGACCAACCTGATTTGCCGGAGGAAAGCAGTTTTTGGCAGCAACTTATAGCTAGTCCATCGCTGACTTTGCAGTCGCCGTCCCTCGACATTAACTCATTGCTGCCTCTCATCCAGGAAGAAGCCGCGCTGAAATCTAGCATGACCTTGATGCCCGAAGTGAATGGAGAAGTACGACCCATTGTCTACCAAGCCATTCCTAGTATCCGGGCCATCAATGACCTCTATCAGGAGCCTGATCTGGCTGCGCTGCAACCTGCTTTTGCCACAAACCAGATTCGTAGCGTTCTAATCATGCCTTTGCGCTATGGTCGGCAATCTTTAGGCTGCTTGAGTATTTTTCGCGATGAAGTTGATACGGAAAAACTGTGGGCAGGGCACTGGGACTCGGACGAACGCCAGCAGCGGCCTCGCCAATCTTTTAAGATCTGGCGTGAGTTAAAGAGTGGTCAGGCTCAAGCTTGGCTACCGAGCGAAATCGAATTGATTCAATCTTTAGGAACTCACCTTTCGATGGCCGTAATGCAAAATCGGCTCTACCAATGCGAGCGTGAGCAGCGGCTTTTAGTAGAAATGCGTAATCAAGAGCTACATGCAGCGCGAGCAGTAGCTGAAGAAGCGAGTCGCCTCAAATCTGATTTTCTATCTTCCACCAGCCACGAGTTACGCACTCCATTAGCTTCAACTTTGAACTATTTAAAATTACTGAAAGAAGGTTTTTATGATAACGAAGAAGAACTCAAAGAATACATTCAAGTCGCTTATCAATCTGCCGAAAACTTAGTTGCTATTATTAATGATGTTTTAGACATTGCCAAAATCGAAGCGGGTCGGATGAACATTAATTTGGAAATGGTTCATCTGCCCACCCTGTTGCAAGAAGAGCAAAATTTATTCAATTTAGATAGCCGTCGTAAAGGTATTGCCCTCATTGTTGACTGTGAAGTGGACAATGTTGAGGCAGACAAAGTTAAGCTTAGACAAATTTTGACCAACCTGGTTTCTAATGCCTTGAAATTTACGAGTCAGGGTGAGATTCGCATTCAAGCAATTAGAAAAGTTGATAACTCTGATCCAAACTTTCATCCACAAGTTGTGGAGATCTCCGTAGCAGATACAGGAATAGGCATCGATATTAGTAAGCGAGACTTATTGTTTGAACCCTTTGTCCAGGCAGATGGTTCGATTAAGCGGCGCTATGGGGGAACAGGTTTAGGTTTGACGATTTGTAGACGCTTGGTAGAGCTAATGGGTGGCAGGATCTGGATCGAAAGCTCTGGTAAAGACCAAGGCACTAAAGTTAGTTTTACTTTACCCGACCTAAATGTTTAA